The genomic region CGATCCGGGAACGGAGTTCTGCGTGGACATCGTCGTCAAGGGCCGCAAGACCGAGGTGCCCGAGCGGTTCCGCAAGCACGTGGCCGAGAAGCTGAAGCTGGAGAAGATCCAGAAGCTCGACGGCAAGGTGATCAGCCTCGACGTCGAGGTGTCCAAGGAGCTCAACCCTCGACAGGCCGACCGCTCGGACCGAGTGGAGATCACGCTCCACTCCCGCGGTCCGGTGATCCGGGCAGAGGCAGCGGCAAGCGATCCGTACGCGGCGCTGGACCTGGCGGCAGACAAGCTGGAAGCACGGCTGCGCAAGCAGCACGACAAGCGGTACACGCGCCGCGGCGCACGCAGGATCTCGGCGGCCGAGGTTGCCGACCACGTCCCGGGCGCGGCGACGCTGAACGGGAACGGCAGCGTCGTCCACCACGAGGAAGAGCCCGACGTCGTGCCGACCAAGAAGATCGGCTCACTTGAGGTGAAGGGTGACGGCCCCCTTGTCGTCCGCGAGAAGACCCACGTCGCGTCCCCGATGACGCTCGACCAAGCGCTCTATGAGATGGAGCTGGTCGGGCACGACTTCTATCTGTTCGTCGACTCCGAGACCAAGGAACCGAGTGTCGTCTACCGGCGGCACGCGTACGACTATGGCGTTATCCACCTCAGCACGGACCCGATGGTCGCCCGGGGGCAGAACGCCTCGGCAGGCGGGGCACTGGGCGGCTGACCTCGCCCGGCGAGCGCTGAGCCGGTGCCCCTGGAGTGCCCGTGTGCTCCCAGGGGCACCGGTGTGCGACCCCTTCGTGCCCCGCTCTGTCATCGCGTTGCCGCCCGGGCATGAAATCATGGCCGTACCGGCCCAACCGGTGGGCCGCTGCCTCGGGTTGGCGATGGCACAGGAAACACAGGCCACGGCCTTCAGGGGGAGGAACCATGGCGGACAGCTTCGGACCGATGCGTGACGAAGATGCCGACGACGGCGTCGTCGGCATGGGCCCGGACGCGGGCTCCCCACGCAAGGAGCCCATCAGGGTCCTTGTCGTGGATGACCATGCGCTCTTCCGCCGCGGCCTGGAGATCGTGCTCGCCGCCGAGGAGGACATCCAGGTCGTCGGGGAGGCCGGTGACGGTGCGGAGGCGGTCGACAAGGCCGCCGATCTGCTGCCGGACATCGTGCTGATGGACGTACGGATGCCGAAGCGCGGTGGGATCGAGGCGTGCACCTCCATCAAGGAGGTCGCGCCCAGCGCGAAGATCATCATGTTGACGATCAGCGATGAGGAGGCCGACCTCTACGACGCGATCAAGGCGGGGGCCACCGGGTATCTCCTGAAGGAGATCTCCACGGACGAAGTGGCCACGGCCATTCGCGCCGTTGCGGACGGGCAGTCTCAGATCAGCCCGTCCATGGCGTCGAAGCTGCTCACCGAGTTCAAGTCGATGATCCAGCGCACGGATGAGCGGCGGCTGGTGCCGGCGCCCCGGCTCACCGAACGTGAGCTGGAGGTTCTCAAGCTGGTCGCGACCGGGATGAACAACCGGGATATCGCCAAGGAGTTGTTCATCTCCGAGAACACCGTGAAGAACCATGTGCGGAACATCCTGGAGAAGCTGCAGTTGCACTCCAGGATGGAGGCCGTGGTGTATGCGATGC from Streptomyces sp. NBC_00878 harbors:
- the raiA gene encoding ribosome-associated translation inhibitor RaiA; amino-acid sequence: MRSDPGTEFCVDIVVKGRKTEVPERFRKHVAEKLKLEKIQKLDGKVISLDVEVSKELNPRQADRSDRVEITLHSRGPVIRAEAAASDPYAALDLAADKLEARLRKQHDKRYTRRGARRISAAEVADHVPGAATLNGNGSVVHHEEEPDVVPTKKIGSLEVKGDGPLVVREKTHVASPMTLDQALYEMELVGHDFYLFVDSETKEPSVVYRRHAYDYGVIHLSTDPMVARGQNASAGGALGG
- a CDS encoding response regulator transcription factor; the protein is MADSFGPMRDEDADDGVVGMGPDAGSPRKEPIRVLVVDDHALFRRGLEIVLAAEEDIQVVGEAGDGAEAVDKAADLLPDIVLMDVRMPKRGGIEACTSIKEVAPSAKIIMLTISDEEADLYDAIKAGATGYLLKEISTDEVATAIRAVADGQSQISPSMASKLLTEFKSMIQRTDERRLVPAPRLTERELEVLKLVATGMNNRDIAKELFISENTVKNHVRNILEKLQLHSRMEAVVYAMREKILEIR